From the Microbacterium sp. W4I4 genome, one window contains:
- the nrdF gene encoding class 1b ribonucleoside-diphosphate reductase subunit beta, with amino-acid sequence MTPQTLKLVDHVQAINWNRIQDDKDLEVWNRLVNNFWLPEKVPLSNDVQSWNTLTPEEQLLTMRVFTGLTLLDTIQGTVGAVSLIPDAITPHEEAVYTNIAFMESVHAKSYSSIFSTLASTKEIDEAFRWSNENVNLQKKAQIIMDYYQGDDPLKRKVASTLLESFLFYSGFYLPIYWSSKAKLTNTADLIRLIIRDEAVHGYYIGYKFQKGLENETPERREELKEYTFNLMYELYENEVQYTQDLYDGVGLTEDVKKFLHYNANKALMNLGYEAMFPSTLTNVNPAILSALSPNSDENHDFFSGSGSSYVIGKAEATEDDDWDF; translated from the coding sequence ATGACCCCGCAAACGCTCAAGCTGGTCGACCACGTGCAGGCGATCAACTGGAACCGCATCCAGGACGACAAGGACCTCGAGGTCTGGAACCGTCTGGTGAACAACTTCTGGCTGCCCGAGAAGGTGCCGCTGTCGAACGACGTGCAGTCGTGGAACACGCTGACGCCCGAAGAGCAGCTGCTCACGATGCGCGTGTTCACCGGACTCACGCTGCTGGACACCATCCAGGGCACGGTCGGCGCGGTCTCGCTGATCCCCGACGCGATCACGCCTCATGAGGAGGCGGTGTACACCAACATCGCGTTCATGGAGTCGGTGCACGCCAAGAGCTACTCGTCGATCTTCTCGACCCTCGCGTCGACGAAGGAGATCGACGAGGCGTTCCGGTGGTCCAATGAGAATGTGAACCTTCAGAAGAAGGCGCAGATCATCATGGACTACTACCAGGGCGATGACCCGCTCAAGCGCAAGGTCGCCTCCACACTGCTGGAGTCGTTCCTGTTCTACTCGGGCTTCTACCTGCCGATCTACTGGTCGTCCAAGGCGAAGCTCACCAACACCGCAGACCTCATCCGCCTCATCATCCGTGACGAGGCCGTGCACGGCTACTACATCGGCTACAAGTTCCAGAAGGGCCTCGAGAACGAGACCCCGGAGCGCCGCGAGGAGCTGAAGGAGTACACCTTCAACCTCATGTACGAGCTCTACGAGAACGAGGTGCAGTACACCCAGGACCTCTACGACGGCGTCGGCCTGACCGAGGACGTCAAGAAGTTCCTGCACTACAACGCCAACAAGGCCCTGATGAACCTGGGCTACGAGGCGATGTTCCCGTCCACCCTCACGAACGTGAACCCGGCGATCCTGTCGGCGCTCTCGCCGAACTCGGACGAGAACCACGACTTCTTCTCCGGGTCGGGTTCCTCGTACGTGATCGGCAAGGCCGAGGCCACCGAGGACGACGACTGGGACTTCTGA
- a CDS encoding flavodoxin family protein: MDEQLSALLINCTLKPSPAGSSTHVLGEQVMNALAEHGATADRIRAVDHRILPGVQTDMGGEDEWPELRARVLAADIVVFATPTWLGQHSSVAQRVLERLDAELSETDDQGRPILFDKVALAVVVGNEDGAHHITAILFQALNDVGFTIPAQGSVYWNGEAMQTTDYKDLPSVPEKVAQATSTAAANAAHLARSLTQAGYSAG, encoded by the coding sequence ATGGACGAACAGCTCAGCGCGCTTCTGATCAACTGCACCCTCAAGCCCTCGCCGGCGGGATCGAGCACCCACGTGCTGGGCGAGCAGGTCATGAACGCCCTGGCGGAGCACGGTGCGACTGCCGACCGCATCCGCGCCGTCGACCATCGCATCCTGCCGGGCGTCCAGACCGACATGGGCGGGGAGGACGAATGGCCGGAGCTGCGGGCGCGTGTGCTCGCAGCCGACATCGTCGTGTTCGCCACACCGACATGGCTGGGGCAGCATTCCAGTGTCGCGCAGCGCGTTCTGGAGCGTCTGGATGCAGAGCTGTCGGAGACCGACGATCAGGGGCGCCCGATCCTGTTCGACAAGGTGGCTCTGGCCGTCGTCGTCGGCAACGAGGACGGCGCGCACCACATCACCGCGATCCTGTTCCAGGCGCTGAACGACGTGGGCTTCACGATCCCCGCGCAGGGATCGGTGTACTGGAACGGCGAGGCCATGCAGACCACCGATTACAAGGATCTGCCGTCGGTGCCCGAGAAGGTTGCGCAGGCGACGTCGACGGCTGCCGCGAACGCCGCGCATCTGGCACGGAGCCTCACGCAGGCGGGTTATTCAGCAGGCTGA
- the pgi gene encoding glucose-6-phosphate isomerase, producing the protein MTAPIDATSTSAWAELTAAREGFSPDLRDWFASDPGRVERLSLELADLHVDLSKNLVTDEILASLVRLAEQTGVAERYAAMLAGHHINTTEDRAVLHTALRRPAGASPELVVDGQDVDADVQSVLDALAAFADRVRSGDWLGVTGKKVTHVVNIGIGGSDLGPVMVYEALKPYADAGIQARFVSNIDPTDLAQKTADLDPETTLFIVASKTFTTLETLTNARLARDWMWAGLAASGAIGDDEKSRTDAVAHHFVAVSTALDKVAAFGIDPTNAFGFWDWVGGRYSVDSAIGLSLAVVFGPAAFRDLLAGFHAVDEHVRATPLAENVPVLMGLLNVWYSNFLGAQSHAVLPYAQQLSRFPAYLQQLTMESNGKSVRWDGTPVTTDTGEVFWGEPGTNGQHAFYQLIHQGTRLIPADFIAFANPAYPLKDDGRDVHGLFLANFLAQTKALAFGKTAEEVEAEGTTGALVAARTFSGNRPTTSIFAPALTPAVLGQLIALYEHITFTQGVIWGINSFDQWGVELGKQLALQIAPAIEGDAAALEAQDASTKALLAYYQAHRKG; encoded by the coding sequence ATGACCGCTCCGATCGATGCGACCTCCACCTCCGCCTGGGCTGAACTCACTGCTGCGCGTGAGGGCTTCTCCCCCGATCTGCGCGACTGGTTCGCGTCCGATCCGGGCCGGGTCGAGCGGCTGAGCCTGGAGCTCGCCGACCTGCACGTCGACCTGTCGAAGAACCTGGTCACCGATGAGATCCTGGCCTCGCTCGTGCGTCTGGCCGAGCAGACCGGTGTCGCCGAGCGGTATGCGGCGATGCTCGCAGGTCACCACATCAACACCACCGAGGACCGCGCCGTGCTGCACACGGCACTGCGGCGTCCGGCGGGCGCCTCGCCGGAGCTGGTCGTGGACGGTCAGGACGTGGACGCCGACGTGCAGTCGGTGCTCGACGCACTCGCCGCCTTCGCCGACCGCGTCCGCTCGGGCGACTGGCTGGGCGTGACCGGCAAGAAGGTCACGCACGTCGTGAACATCGGCATCGGCGGATCGGACCTCGGACCGGTCATGGTCTACGAGGCGCTCAAGCCGTACGCGGATGCCGGCATCCAGGCGCGCTTCGTCTCCAACATCGACCCCACCGACCTGGCGCAGAAGACCGCCGACCTCGATCCCGAGACCACCCTGTTCATCGTCGCCTCCAAGACCTTCACGACGCTGGAGACGCTGACGAACGCGCGCCTCGCGCGGGACTGGATGTGGGCCGGCCTGGCAGCATCCGGCGCGATCGGCGACGACGAGAAGAGCCGGACGGATGCCGTCGCGCACCACTTCGTGGCCGTCTCGACCGCCCTCGACAAGGTCGCCGCGTTCGGCATCGACCCCACCAACGCGTTCGGCTTCTGGGACTGGGTGGGCGGTCGCTACTCCGTCGACTCGGCGATCGGCCTGTCGCTGGCCGTCGTCTTCGGGCCCGCCGCATTCCGCGACCTGCTGGCCGGCTTCCACGCCGTCGACGAGCACGTCCGCGCCACCCCGCTCGCAGAGAACGTGCCGGTTCTGATGGGCCTGCTCAACGTCTGGTACTCGAACTTCCTGGGCGCGCAGTCGCACGCGGTGCTGCCCTACGCGCAGCAGCTGAGCCGGTTCCCCGCTTACCTGCAGCAGCTGACCATGGAGTCCAACGGCAAGTCGGTGCGCTGGGACGGCACGCCCGTCACCACCGACACCGGCGAGGTGTTCTGGGGCGAGCCCGGCACCAACGGCCAGCACGCGTTCTACCAGCTGATCCACCAGGGCACGCGCCTGATCCCGGCGGACTTCATCGCCTTCGCGAACCCGGCCTATCCGCTGAAGGACGACGGACGCGACGTGCACGGGCTGTTCCTGGCGAACTTCCTCGCGCAGACGAAGGCGCTCGCCTTCGGCAAGACCGCCGAGGAGGTCGAGGCGGAGGGCACCACCGGTGCGCTGGTGGCCGCGCGCACGTTCAGCGGCAACCGGCCCACGACATCGATCTTCGCGCCGGCACTCACTCCCGCCGTGCTCGGCCAGCTGATCGCACTGTACGAGCACATCACCTTCACGCAGGGCGTGATCTGGGGCATCAACTCGTTCGACCAGTGGGGTGTGGAGCTGGGCAAGCAGCTCGCTCTGCAGATCGCTCCGGCGATCGAGGGCGATGCGGCTGCTCTCGAAGCCCAGGATGCGTCCACGAAGGCGCTCCTGGCGTACTACCAGGCGCACCGCAAGGGCTGA
- the nrdE gene encoding class 1b ribonucleoside-diphosphate reductase subunit alpha, producing MVDTAVEEQPVTEQVDFKVNPAYQGLDYHALNAMLNLYDTNGKIQFGADKRAAQEFFLQHVNQNTVFFHSLKERLDYLVEKEYYEGELLAKYSFEFIQKLTDLAYSKKFRFETFLGAFKYYTSYTLKTFDGKRYLERFEERVVMTALGLADGDEQVAIDLVEEIISGRFQPATPTFLNSGKAQRGELVSCFLLRIEDNMESISRGINSSLQLSKRGGGVALLLSNIRESGAPIKQIENQSSGIIPVMKLLEDSFSYANQLGARQGAGAVYLNAHHPDIMRFLDTKRENADEKIRIKTLSLGVVVPDITFELAKNGEDMYLFSPYDVEKVYGVPFGDISVTEKYREMVDDARIKKTKINAREFFQTIAEIQFESGYPYIMFEDTVNKANPIKGRINMSNLCSEILQVNTPTTYNEDLSYDQIGKDISCNLGSMNIALAMDAGDLGKTVETAIRGLTAVSNQSHISSVRSIEVGNDRSHAIGLGQMNLHGYLAREHVFYGSEEGIDFTNIYFYTVLFHALRASNKLAIERGVAFDGFADSTYASGEFFDKYIDRAWVPETEKVKELFAGHSIPTQADWAELKDSIQKHGIYNQNLQAVPPTGSISYINNSTSSIHPIASKVEIRKEGKLGRVYYPAPFMTNDNLEYYQDAYEIGYEKVIDTYAAATQHVDQGLSLTLFFKDTATTRDINKAQIYAWRKGIKTIYYIRLRQMALEGTDMTECVSCML from the coding sequence ATGGTGGACACCGCAGTTGAAGAGCAGCCAGTGACCGAGCAGGTCGACTTCAAGGTCAACCCCGCATACCAGGGGCTCGACTATCACGCGCTGAACGCGATGCTGAACCTGTACGACACGAACGGCAAGATCCAGTTCGGTGCAGACAAGCGCGCCGCGCAGGAGTTCTTCCTGCAGCACGTGAACCAGAACACGGTGTTCTTCCACTCCCTCAAGGAGCGCCTGGACTACCTCGTCGAGAAGGAGTACTACGAGGGCGAACTGCTCGCGAAGTACTCGTTCGAGTTCATCCAGAAGCTCACCGACCTGGCGTACTCGAAGAAGTTCCGCTTCGAGACCTTCCTCGGAGCGTTCAAGTACTACACCAGCTACACGCTGAAGACCTTCGACGGCAAGCGCTACCTGGAGCGCTTCGAGGAGCGCGTCGTGATGACCGCCCTCGGCCTGGCGGACGGCGACGAGCAGGTCGCGATCGATCTCGTCGAGGAGATCATCTCCGGCCGTTTCCAGCCGGCGACGCCGACGTTCCTCAACTCGGGCAAGGCTCAGCGCGGCGAACTCGTCAGCTGCTTCCTGCTGCGCATCGAGGACAACATGGAGTCCATCTCCCGCGGCATCAACTCCTCGCTGCAGCTGTCCAAGCGCGGCGGCGGCGTGGCCCTGCTGCTCAGCAACATCCGCGAGTCCGGTGCGCCGATCAAGCAGATCGAGAACCAGTCCTCCGGCATCATCCCCGTCATGAAGCTGCTCGAAGACAGCTTCAGCTACGCCAACCAGCTCGGAGCCCGTCAGGGCGCGGGCGCGGTCTACCTGAACGCGCACCACCCCGACATCATGCGCTTCCTCGACACCAAGCGCGAGAACGCCGACGAGAAGATCCGCATCAAGACGCTCTCGCTGGGCGTCGTCGTTCCCGACATCACGTTCGAGCTCGCGAAGAACGGCGAGGACATGTACCTCTTCTCGCCGTACGACGTCGAGAAGGTCTACGGCGTCCCGTTCGGCGACATCTCGGTCACCGAGAAGTACCGCGAGATGGTCGACGACGCGCGCATCAAGAAGACGAAGATCAACGCGCGCGAGTTCTTCCAGACGATCGCCGAGATCCAGTTCGAGTCCGGCTACCCGTACATCATGTTCGAGGACACGGTGAACAAGGCGAACCCGATCAAGGGCCGCATCAACATGTCCAACCTCTGCAGCGAGATCCTGCAGGTGAACACGCCGACCACGTACAACGAGGACCTCTCGTACGACCAGATCGGCAAGGACATCTCCTGCAACCTCGGCTCGATGAACATCGCTCTGGCGATGGATGCCGGTGACCTGGGCAAGACCGTCGAGACGGCCATCCGCGGCCTGACCGCCGTCAGCAACCAGAGCCACATCTCGTCGGTCCGCTCGATCGAGGTCGGCAACGACCGCTCGCACGCCATCGGCCTCGGCCAGATGAACCTGCACGGCTACCTCGCTCGCGAGCACGTGTTCTACGGCTCCGAAGAGGGCATCGACTTCACGAACATCTACTTCTACACGGTGCTGTTCCACGCGCTGCGCGCGTCGAACAAGCTCGCCATCGAGCGCGGCGTGGCCTTCGACGGCTTCGCGGACTCGACCTACGCGTCGGGGGAGTTCTTCGACAAGTACATCGACCGCGCCTGGGTGCCCGAGACCGAGAAGGTCAAGGAGCTCTTCGCCGGCCACAGCATCCCGACGCAGGCCGACTGGGCCGAGCTGAAGGACAGCATCCAGAAGCACGGCATCTACAACCAGAACCTGCAGGCCGTACCGCCGACGGGTTCCATCTCCTACATCAACAACTCGACCTCGTCGATCCACCCGATCGCGTCGAAGGTCGAGATCCGCAAGGAGGGCAAGCTCGGTCGCGTCTACTACCCGGCGCCGTTCATGACGAACGACAACCTGGAGTACTACCAGGATGCGTACGAGATCGGCTACGAGAAGGTCATCGACACGTACGCCGCCGCGACCCAGCACGTCGACCAGGGTCTGTCGCTGACGCTGTTCTTCAAGGACACCGCCACCACGCGCGACATCAACAAGGCTCAGATCTACGCATGGCGCAAGGGCATCAAGACGATCTACTACATCCGTCTGCGCCAGATGGCTCTCGAGGGCACCGACATGACCGAGTGCGTCAGCTGCATGCTGTGA
- the map gene encoding type I methionyl aminopeptidase gives MIEILTPAQLDRARITGRLVGDILQTLKERCRLGTNLLEIDRWAEQMIRAEGASSCYVDYAPSFGSGPFGHYICTAVNDAVLHGMPRDLALADGDLLTLDLAIIKDGIAADAAISFIVGATKAPEDVAMIDATERALAAAIDIAQPGARLGDLSHAIGTTLHAAGYQVNMEFGGHGIGSTMHQDPHVANDGRPGRGYRLRPGLLLAIEPWVMADTDRLITDQEDGWTLRSATGGRTAHTEHTIAITAEGAEILTLPSR, from the coding sequence ATGATCGAGATCCTCACCCCCGCCCAGCTGGACCGCGCCCGGATCACGGGCCGCCTGGTCGGCGACATCCTGCAGACACTGAAGGAACGGTGTCGGCTCGGCACGAACCTGCTGGAGATCGATCGATGGGCCGAGCAGATGATCCGTGCCGAGGGAGCCTCCTCCTGCTACGTGGACTACGCGCCGTCCTTCGGAAGCGGCCCGTTCGGGCACTACATCTGCACGGCGGTCAACGACGCCGTGCTCCATGGGATGCCGCGGGATCTCGCTCTCGCCGACGGCGACCTGCTCACACTGGACCTGGCGATCATCAAGGACGGGATCGCCGCCGACGCCGCGATCAGCTTCATCGTCGGGGCGACGAAGGCACCCGAGGATGTCGCGATGATCGACGCGACCGAACGCGCCCTCGCCGCGGCGATCGACATCGCACAGCCCGGTGCACGCCTGGGCGATCTCTCGCACGCCATCGGCACGACCCTCCACGCCGCCGGGTACCAGGTCAACATGGAGTTCGGCGGGCACGGCATCGGCTCGACCATGCATCAGGATCCGCATGTGGCGAACGACGGTCGCCCGGGCCGCGGGTACAGACTGCGCCCCGGACTGCTGCTCGCGATCGAGCCATGGGTCATGGCCGACACCGACCGCCTCATCACCGATCAGGAGGACGGCTGGACCCTGCGCAGCGCCACCGGCGGCCGCACCGCGCACACGGAGCACACCATCGCGATCACCGCCGAGGGTGCGGAGATCCTCACGCTCCCGAGCCGCTGA
- a CDS encoding helix-turn-helix domain-containing protein, translating into MVRLPHTLQEIQRGQRLGALLRTERGSRPMLEVALQAGISPETLRKIESGRVATPAFTTIAAVAGVLGLSLDDLWRDAEAAPKVTSNIATHPGHMPSAVYHPA; encoded by the coding sequence ATGGTCCGGTTGCCTCACACTCTTCAAGAGATCCAGCGCGGTCAGCGCCTGGGCGCGCTGCTGCGAACGGAGCGGGGCTCTCGCCCGATGCTCGAGGTCGCGCTGCAGGCGGGCATCTCGCCCGAAACGCTGCGGAAGATCGAATCGGGCCGGGTGGCGACGCCCGCCTTCACGACCATCGCCGCCGTCGCGGGAGTTCTCGGGCTCTCTCTCGATGACCTCTGGCGCGACGCCGAAGCGGCCCCGAAGGTCACGTCGAACATCGCGACGCACCCCGGTCACATGCCTTCTGCCGTATACCACCCCGCGTAG
- a CDS encoding fatty acid desaturase, whose translation MARAYKEVLHVVKETGLLQRTPVFYSLVGAAILVGLGGCVTGFILLGDSWFQLLIAAALGLLFTQIAFLAHEAAHRQILSSGPANFKLALFLAGSIGMSYAWWDSKHTKHHGNPNTVGKDPDIEIDTISFLDEDAARSRGVIRWITQRQGWLFFPLLMLEGLNLHRLSLTHLITQKKVKGRWTELAVIAARFALLLVPVFLMLPPGMAFAFLGVQFAVFGVYMGASFAPNHKGMPIISHDARLDFFTKQVRTSRNVTGGWWATSLFGGLNYQVEHHLFPSMSRLHLSRAREIVRDYCMANNVPYTETTVLRSYAIVIKYLNEVGLAARDPFDCPMVSQYRRA comes from the coding sequence ATGGCACGTGCATACAAGGAAGTGCTGCACGTCGTCAAGGAAACCGGGCTGCTCCAGCGCACTCCGGTGTTCTACTCGCTGGTGGGCGCGGCCATCCTCGTCGGCCTCGGCGGATGCGTGACCGGGTTCATCCTGCTCGGCGACAGCTGGTTCCAGCTGCTGATCGCGGCAGCCCTCGGCCTCCTGTTCACCCAGATCGCATTCCTCGCCCACGAGGCCGCGCACCGCCAGATCCTCTCGTCAGGACCGGCGAACTTCAAACTCGCGCTCTTCCTCGCCGGCAGCATCGGAATGAGCTATGCCTGGTGGGACTCGAAGCACACCAAGCACCACGGCAACCCGAACACCGTCGGCAAAGATCCCGACATCGAGATCGACACGATCTCGTTCCTCGACGAGGATGCTGCGCGCTCGCGCGGCGTCATCCGCTGGATCACGCAGCGCCAGGGCTGGCTGTTCTTCCCCCTGCTGATGCTGGAGGGGCTGAACCTGCACCGGCTCAGCCTCACCCACCTGATCACGCAGAAGAAGGTGAAGGGCCGCTGGACCGAGCTCGCCGTCATCGCCGCTCGCTTCGCACTGCTGCTCGTCCCCGTCTTCCTGATGCTCCCGCCGGGCATGGCCTTCGCATTCCTCGGCGTGCAGTTCGCCGTATTCGGCGTGTACATGGGCGCATCGTTCGCACCCAACCACAAGGGGATGCCGATCATCTCCCACGACGCGCGGCTGGACTTCTTCACGAAGCAGGTGCGCACCTCCCGCAATGTGACCGGCGGATGGTGGGCGACGTCGCTCTTCGGCGGGCTCAACTACCAGGTCGAGCACCACCTTTTCCCGAGCATGTCTCGTCTGCACCTGTCGCGTGCGCGTGAGATCGTGCGCGATTACTGCATGGCGAACAACGTGCCGTACACCGAGACCACGGTGCTGCGCTCCTACGCCATCGTCATCAAGTACCTCAACGAGGTCGGGCTCGCCGCCCGCGACCCGTTCGACTGCCCCATGGTCTCCCAGTATCGGCGGGCGTGA
- a CDS encoding serine/threonine-protein kinase, translating to MTGVVEVSTIDDQPTAALLDGRYRLEECVGRGGTAIVYRAEDTALGRTVAIKLLRSHAETPLVAERAYSESAVLASVNHPSLVTLYDARLDPAHPRYLAMEYVDGPTLTSRLTHGPLPSTEAARLARDIAEALQTVHEAGIVHRDVKPSNILLSRSARRDGDWVAKLTDFGIALGRDDARLTAPGIAVGTAAYMAPEQVCSGDLTPAVDVYSLGLVLIEATSGAPAFPVSGAVQTALRHLSGPPEIPDSLDAEWRELLASMTRTEPEARASARDVAEAAAALAEHRVPSGTRATTAPPTAGMSEARGEDLSAPTREYPMAVAHRPWPGRLRRLGVAAVGALAAAAMALIAVAGLWSTTPNADSPEQAVTPAPSTAAPSPTPDRQEPGTPTTSAVDTRSDDSGAGAVDVRQGSPDKSDNAHKGPGSNAGNPDHPPQKDKDR from the coding sequence ATGACTGGAGTGGTCGAGGTGAGCACGATCGACGATCAGCCGACGGCGGCACTGCTGGATGGGCGATACCGCCTGGAAGAATGCGTCGGACGCGGTGGGACGGCGATCGTCTACCGAGCGGAGGACACCGCGCTCGGCAGGACGGTGGCGATCAAGCTGCTGCGCAGCCACGCCGAGACGCCGCTGGTGGCCGAACGTGCGTACAGCGAGTCCGCGGTGCTCGCGTCGGTGAATCACCCGTCGCTGGTCACGCTCTACGATGCTCGGCTCGACCCCGCGCATCCTCGATACCTGGCGATGGAGTATGTCGACGGTCCCACGCTCACGTCGCGGCTGACGCATGGCCCGCTGCCGAGCACGGAGGCGGCGCGCCTCGCGCGTGACATCGCCGAGGCGCTTCAGACGGTGCACGAGGCAGGCATCGTCCACCGTGACGTGAAGCCCTCCAACATCCTGCTGTCCAGGTCCGCACGCCGCGACGGCGATTGGGTCGCGAAGCTCACCGACTTCGGCATCGCGCTGGGCAGGGACGATGCGCGGCTGACGGCGCCGGGCATCGCCGTCGGAACCGCGGCCTACATGGCGCCCGAACAGGTCTGCAGCGGCGATCTCACGCCCGCCGTGGACGTCTACTCCTTGGGACTGGTGCTCATCGAGGCGACCAGCGGTGCTCCCGCGTTCCCCGTGTCGGGCGCCGTCCAGACGGCGCTGAGGCATCTGTCCGGCCCGCCGGAGATCCCGGACTCCCTGGATGCCGAATGGCGGGAGCTCCTCGCGAGCATGACGCGCACCGAACCGGAGGCGCGGGCCTCCGCCCGAGACGTCGCAGAGGCCGCCGCCGCGCTCGCCGAGCACCGGGTGCCGTCCGGCACGCGGGCGACGACGGCTCCGCCGACAGCAGGGATGTCCGAGGCCCGCGGCGAAGATCTCTCGGCTCCGACCAGGGAGTATCCGATGGCCGTCGCCCATCGGCCATGGCCCGGCCGCCTGCGGAGGCTGGGGGTCGCAGCCGTCGGCGCCCTTGCCGCCGCAGCAATGGCTCTCATCGCCGTCGCGGGGCTGTGGAGCACGACGCCGAATGCCGATTCGCCGGAGCAGGCGGTGACGCCTGCGCCGAGCACCGCTGCGCCGTCACCGACACCCGATCGGCAGGAGCCGGGCACGCCCACGACATCCGCAGTCGACACCCGCTCGGACGACTCCGGAGCCGGTGCTGTCGACGTGCGTCAGGGCAGCCCGGACAAGTCCGACAATGCACACAAGGGTCCCGGCAGCAATGCCGGCAACCCCGATCATCCGCCGCAGAAGGACAAGGACAGGTGA